The Rhopalosiphum maidis isolate BTI-1 chromosome 1, ASM367621v3, whole genome shotgun sequence genome has a segment encoding these proteins:
- the LOC113555864 gene encoding T-complex protein 1 subunit beta-like: MVSLNPVRILKNQAEEDKGENARLSSFIGAIAIGDLVKSTLGPKGMDKILISAGRGGMDAKVEVTNDGATILKNIGVDNPAAKILVDMSKVQDGEVGDGTTSVTVLAAELLREAEKLVDQKIHPQVIISGWRKATTIAHEALQASTMDNSKNDAKFREDLLNIARTTLSSKILSQHKEHFAKLSVDAILRLKGSGNLSAIQIIKLKGGCLEDSFLDEGFLLDKKPGQHQPKRIENARILIANTPMDTDKIKVFGSRIKVDSMAKVAELELAEKEKMKDKIGKILSHECNVFINRQLIYNYPEQLFADAGIMAIEHADFDGIERLALVTGGEILSTFDSPAIAKLGTCKLIEETMIGESTLLRFSGVALGEACTIVIRGATEQIIDEADRSLHDALCVLSSTVREPTIVYGGGCSEMLMANAVSAVAAKTPGKEAVAMEAFSRALQSLPTTIADNAGLDSAQLVNELRANHALGKTTMGLDMEKGTLGCMREIGITESFVVKRQVLVSAAEAAEMILRVDCIIKAAPRQRVEDRGHC; the protein is encoded by the exons ATG GTTTCTTTAAATCCAGTACGTATTCTAAAAAATCAAGCTGAAGAAGACAAAGGTGAAAATGCACGCTTGTCCAGTTTTATTGGAGCCATCGCCATTGGTGATTTGGTCAAAAGCACATTGGGTCCAAAAGGAATGGACAAGATACTCATATCAGCCGGCCGCGGAGGAATGGATGCCAAAGTTGAAGTCACCAACGATGGTgcaacaattttgaaaaatattggagTTGATAATCCAGCTGctaaaatattagttgatATGTCTAAGGTTCAAGATGGCGAGGTCGGAGACGGTACCACATCTGTTACTGTTctag CTGCTGAATTATTACGAGAAGCAGAAAAATTGGTTGATCAAAAAATTCACCCTCAAGTAATTATATCCGGATGGAGAAAAGCTACAACCATTGCACATGAAGCTTTACAAGCTTCTACAATGGACAATAGTAAAAATGATGCTAAATTCCGTGAAGATTTACTGAATATTGCTCGTACAACTTTAAGTTCAAAAATTTTATCTCAGCATAAAGAACATTTCGCTAAATTGTCTGTTGATGCAATTTTGCGTCTAAAAGGTTCTGGTAATTTATCAGCCATACAGATTATTAAGCTGAAAGGTGGATGTTTAGAAGATTCATTTTTAGATGAAG gtttTCTTCTTGACAAAAAACCGGGCCAACATCAGCCTAAACGTATTGAAAATGCACGTATACTTATTGCCAATACTCCTATGGATactgataaaattaaagtatttggtTCTCGTATTAAAGTTGATTCTATGGCCAAAGTGGCTGAGCTTGAATTagcagaaaaagaaaaaatgaaagaTAAAATAGGAAAAATACTTTCTCATGAATGTAATGTTTTCATTAacag aCAATTGATCTACAACTATCCTGAACAACTTTTTGCTGATGCTGGTATTATGGCTATTGAACATGCTGATTTTGATGGTATTGAACGATTAGCCTTAGTAACTGGTGGTGAGATTCTGTCAACATTCGATTCTCCTGCAATAGCCAAGTTGGGTACATGTAAACTTATCGAAGAAACAATGATTGGAGAAAGCACATTGTTACGTTTCTCTGGCGTAGCTCTTGGTGAAGCATGCACCATCGTAATTCGTGGTGCGACCGAACAAATTATTGATGAAGCTGACCGTTCTTTGCATGATGCCTTATGTGTATTATCATCCACTGTGAGAGAGCCAACCATTGTGTATGGTGGTGGTTGCAGTGAAATGCTAATGGCAAATGCAGTAAGTGCTGTAGCTGCTAAGACACCTGGAAAAGAAGCAGTAGCCATGGAGGCATTTTCACGGGCTTTACAATCTTTGCCCACCACTATTGCCGATAATGCTGGTTTAGATTCTGCACAGCTTGTCAATGAATTGAGAGCTAATCATGCTCTTGGAAAGACTACAATGGGTCTTG atatggAGAAAGGCACTTTAGGATGTATGCGAGAAATTGGAATAACTGAGTCCTTTGTTGTCAAAAGACAAGTACTAGTGTCTGCAGCTGAGGCTGCTGAAATGATTTTACGTGTTGATTGTATCATTAAAGCTGCACCAAGACAACGAGTTGAAGATCGTGGTCACTGTTAA
- the LOC113558546 gene encoding forkhead box protein O1-like: MSLSSSSSTAVTQPSPLSDGLCSLVLSKRYLSCARPPHVYKLERENNLLDGGGGGGGGICEDSSAVAADCWPSTAWVSPPTASAAVHARYEPSDVFTPLVFEEMQPSPSPPSQMSMWLRPVERYNQPQSQPPPPPPPPSHHHVQSASGAGNTLQQRRPLQHLPPPAQSSLQPPAKTVSAAEPQNQNGNKPGDLSWLVNFQVASIFEPTCNGGTATGGNGAGPGVNVMDTEWPEPETLKQKKKSTKLDQKPSSKISRKPYRMPPSRLDKANKPGYTYTEMIHQALIEKKELPVAEIYQWISSHFPYFREDDERWKNSVRHNLSINPNFRKGRKSQGAGHYWRLCNIEESLGQREYSMATEDDTSSPQESSELEQACKYLEGELQRDSLEDVKMIQNINTELENEIYTNSFLISSPSKYVNEQISLSNNDFHSYSENLLEESIDFQYYNL, encoded by the exons atgtcgttgtcgtcgtcttCGTCAACCGCGGTCACTCAGCCCAGCCCGCTGTCGGACGGACTGTGTTCGTTGGTGTTGTCCAAGAGGTACCTGTCGTGCGCCAGACCGCCGCACGTGTACAAGCTGGAACGCGAGAACAATCTGCTggacggcggcggtggcggcggcggaggAATCTGCGAAGACTCGTCCGCAGTCGCCGCCGACTGTTGGCCGTCCACCGCCTGGGTATCGCCGCCGACCGCGTCCGCCGCGGTGCACGCCCGCTACGAGCCTTCCGACGTGTTCACGCCGCTGGTGTTCGAAGAGATGCAACCGTCGCCGTCACCGCCGTCGCAGATGTCCATGTGGTTACGGCCTGTGGAACGTTACAATCAGCCGCAGTCgcagccaccgccgccgccgccgccgccgtcgcatCATCACGTGCAGTCGGCGTCCGGCGCGGGCAATACGCTGCAGCAAAGACGCCCGTTACAGCACCTGCCACCGCCAGCACAATCGTCGCTGCAGCCGCCCGCCAAGACCGTGTCGGCCGCCGAACCGCAAAACCAAAACGGCAACAAGCCCGGCGACTTGAGTTGGCTGGTCAACTTTCAGGTGGCGTCCATATTCGAACCCACCTGTAACGGCGGTACCGCCACCGGTGGAAATGGTGCTGGTCCAGGAGTTAATGTCATGGACACCGAATGGCCGGAGCCAGAGACGctgaaacagaaaaaaaaatccaccaAATTAGATCAGAAAC CTTCGTCCAAAATAAGCCGAAAACCATATAGAATGCCACCTTCGAGGTTAGATAAAGCCAACAAACCTGGATACACCTACACAGAAATGATTCATCAAGccttaatagaaaaaaaagaactaCCAGTAGCAGAAATCTATCAATGGATAtc aAGTCATTTTCCGTATTTCCGCGAAGACGATGAACGTTGGAAAAATTCTGTGCGTCACAATTTGTCCATTAATCCTAATTTCAGAAAAGGTAGAAAATCTCAAGGCGCTGGACATTATTGGCGGCTGTGCAACATTGAAGAGAGTTTGGGCCAACGAGAATATTCCATGGCTACTGAAGACGACACATCTTCGCCACAAGAGTCATCAGAATTAGAACAAGCTTGCAAATATTTAGAAGGGGAGTTACAACGAGATAGTTTGGAAGatgtaaaaatgattcaaaatatCAACACAGAATTAGAGAATG AAATATATACCAATTCGTTTTTGATTTCCAGTCCATCAAAGTACGTAAACGAACAAATCAGTTtatcaaataatgattttcattCATACAGTGAAAACCTGTTGGAGGAGTCCATTGACtttcaatattacaatttataa